From Ostrinia nubilalis chromosome 25, ilOstNubi1.1, whole genome shotgun sequence, a single genomic window includes:
- the LOC135084238 gene encoding zinc finger protein GLI1 isoform X1, with the protein MPDRESVGGPGTAGSGGFLPLQFPSAFAAFHATTPPGGAPTAAMHHATHYHHHAQLAAAAAAAAGATSELSYLLHPAYRPVPYDHPLYGANALRGLEYLSAARSLHPELHAGSTLASQDYQLSLEGSRIASPTRLRLSGGAIGASANRKRAVSWSPYSAESLDLAAVIRASPASLAVRAPSAASTGSYGHLSAGAISPALSLSHASLAQQLLARGGVVGGSGVLAGGVLMDPAHQQAAAAAAHHAAHAHLVAGIHRSHISSPTQLLIGAPVDVRPGLGLDGTPPQHMQQPPQQPEVTSIMEADSASTITQRKSPQSLMSHRDNMHSNKPLSAAAESTVHDGLDSKDEPGDFIETNCHWVDCKLEFPTQDDLVKHINTDHIHASKKAFVCRWVGCSRDEKPFKAQYMLVVHMRRHTGEKPHKCTFEGCCKAYSRLENLKTHLRSHTGEKPYTCEYPGCAKAFSNASDRAKHQNRTHSNEKPYVCKAPGCTKRYTDPSSLRKHVKTVHGAEFYASKKHKGCSRGDDSAESGGGGAGSSPRSEEGGMPPGARGHTSSASVKSESPASPLPLALHTPAHQVCWNNMRLYLSAQCGGELDFGGSGLGGFSDENGAPYFRLDGEVEQEVVGEVGQLPLMLRAMVAIGEPRAHHHTPRFGTNKMGVGRLMPLAHVGDIGGGGVPGRTELGNTNVAVELKTGLPNTRRDSGISSGSSLYSARSSDISRKSSQASVVSGAVAAPQRVVAQHNAVYDQLSPDSSRRSSQVSCVGYAPAPSSALAAVQAVRTSQGNQAVLLRGVTCSEVRAEELALELDPNVQVKEEARRLSEQSNLSDPAQAYQPYPCGADDVGDAAFPFKTEDDHDTVTYKESRSNSTATVVITTAQVHHPNQEVNLEQVAEGEMVENKLVIPDEMMQYLNQSILATESAAPAQTDSTKAPEETSQDSDATKDNDAQNANNTSDKISDVATSDDSLLKNLGAIGSDLNISDIPVDLRSLDVSMSGNSGSLLATKSPDDKNPLQEQIIPEVPNEKCEQEYTKPVTSNINTNNPLQSLQTMAANQTEQSNRMRMNALPQKQTSISPKTMVTTPQNVLSPQNIAHSMLSPQSLPHSAMSPQSVMSPHHIPHNVMSPPSVYNVMSPQSVMSVMSPQHNAMSPQSMQSMMSPQMSNQMMMSPRHNNMGSPMSQNMGGQMVNMASPMAQNIASPMSHGMPSPMHPGLQSPMSQGVPSPMVQNMSNMTMNSPGQNQNQNVMMNMNQQQQMQQIPGNYMNNRQNCNPKMPNRTNVPNQYQNHNYNQAPPYPMQNQQNMNRSQNMQQYPMMQQYNQNQMMHQMPPNQPNMVYNNQMMNYQQPMNYPNQSNQMHPMQMSRSSMMSVDNSGNMSRGAMNSYCEPQNPQYNQNMHYPQPPPYNSVVNAANVMGPPPPKNNHQYNQAMMNNNQYYNHQRPYNQWDYPGNQFNKHNVQKSVQNSVNMSTGSQKPNGVRASMNCNQMIKNMGEQQQTDCSMNSLRSQNNQPSDVQVWDISQSQIEANNGRKKNQNGMRQETYQRTLEYVESCENWKSSEMVSSSTHPLQGGDNMVVNDLQTSLSSFYEENQYLQMIQ; encoded by the exons GACTAGAGTACTTAAGTGCTGCGAGGAGTTTACACCCGGAGCTTCATGCTGGTAGCACGCTCGCCAGCCAAGACTACCAGCTTAGTTTAGAAG GATCTAGAAtagcctccccaacccgtcttaGGCTGTCTGGGGGTGCTATTGGTGCGTCAGCCAACCGCAAGAGGGCGGTGTCTTGGAGCCCATATTCTGCTGAGTCGTTAGACCTGGCTGCTGTCATCAGGGCCTCTCCCGCCAGTCTGGCGGTGAGAGCGCCATCTGCTGCATCCACTGGCAGCTATGGACATCTTAGTGCAG GTGCGATATCGCCCGCGCTATCTCTCTCCCACGCGTCGCTCGCGCAGCAACTCCTCGCGCGAGGGGGTGTGGTGGGGGGCAGCGGGGTGCTAGCGGGAGGGGTGTTGATGGACCCCGCGCATCAGCaagcggcagcggcggcggcgcaccATGCGGCGCACGCGCATCTGGTCGCTGGAATTCATAG ATCTCACATCTCATCGCCGACGCAGCTGCTCATAGGCGCGCCGGTTGACGTCAGACCCGGCCTGGGGTTAGACGGCACCCCTCCACAACATATGCAGCAACCACCCCAGCAGCctgaggtcaccagcatcatggAAGCTGACAG TGCATCAACGATAACACAACGAAAGTCACCCCAGAGCCTGATGTCTCATCGAGACAACATGCACAGCAACAAGCCGTTGTCAGCGGCTGCCGAGAGCACTGTCCACGACGGTCTGGACTCCAAGGATGAGCCTGGAGACTTTATTGAGACCAACTGTCATTGG GTGGACTGCAAACTTGAGTTCCCGACTCAAGATGATTTAGTAAAACACATTAACACGGACCACATCCACGCCAGCAAGAAGGCCTTTGTATGCCGATGGGTAGGCTGTTCCAGAGATGAGAAACCCTTCAAGGCTCAATACATGCTGGTGGTGCATATGAGGCGGCACACGGGGGAGAAACCTCATAAGTGTACT tTCGAGGGTTGTTGCAAAGCCTACTCTCGACTGGAGAACCTAAAGACCCATCTCCGAAGTCACACGGGCGAGAAACCTTACACCTGCGAATACCCTGGATGCGCCAAAGCCTTCTCCAACGCAAGTGATCGAGCTAAGCACCAGAATCGGACGCATAGTAATGAG AAACCATACGTGTGCAAAGCGCCCGGTTGTACCAAGAGGTACACTGACCCTTCATCTCTTCGGAAACACGTGAAAACCGTCCATGGTGCTGAGTTCTATGCCAGTAAGAAGCACAAAG GCTGCAgccgcggagacgactccgcagAATCAGGGGGCGGCGGGGCTGGCTCCTCCCCGCGGTCGGAAGAGGGGGGCATGCCCCCCGGCGCGAGGGGGCACACGTCCTCCGCGTCGGTCAAGAGCGAGAGCCCTGCTTCACCGCTGCCTCTGGCGTTGCACACTCCTGCGCATCAGGTATGCTGGAACAACATGAGGCTTTAT CTTTCAGCTCAATGTGGTGGAGAATTGGACTTTGGCGGTTCTGGTCTTGGTGGATTTAGTGATGAAAATGGCGCCCCTTACTTCAGATTAGATGGAGAG GTGGAACAAGAAGTAGTGGGTGAAGTGGGCCAGCTACCTCTGATGTTGCGAGCGATGGTGGCGATAGGGGAGCCGCGGGCGCACCACCACACCCCCCGGTTTGGGACCAACAAGATGGGGGTGGGGAGGCTGATGCCGCTTGCGCATGTCGGCGATATTGGTGGGG GTGGAGTGCCAGGCCGGACGGAATTAGGCAACACTAACGTAGCGGTGGAACTTAAAACTGGGCTCCCGAATACAAGGAGAGACTCGGGAATTTCTTCGGGGAGCAGCCTTTATAGTGCCAG GTCGTCTGACATCTCCCGCAAGAGCAGCCAAGCGTCAGTAGTGTCGGGTGCGGTGGCAGCGCCGCAGCGCGTCGTGGCGCAACACAACGCGGTCTACGACCAGCTCTCGCCTGACAGCAGTCGAAg ATCTAGTCAAGTGTCGTGCGTGGGGTATGCGCCGGCGCCGTCGTCCGCGCTCGCTGCCGTCCAGGCCGTCAGGACCTCTCAAGGGAACCAG GCTGTCTTGCTCCGCGGCGTGACCTGCTCCGAAGTGAGGGCCGAGGAGTTGGCTCTAGAATTGGATCCCAACGTGCAGGTGAAGGAAGAAGCCCGGAGGCTCTCGGAGCAGTCCAACCTTAGCGACCCGGCGCAGGCCTACCAGCCCTACCCGTGTGGAGCTGATGATGTG GGCGACGCCGCGTTCCCGTTCAAAACTGAAGACGACCACGACACCGTCACGTACAAGGAGTCCCGGTCCAACTCCACCGCCACCGTGGTCATCACCACCGCCCAGGTCCACCATCCCAACCAAGAAGTTAACTTGGAACAG GTTGCAGAAGGTGAAATGGTGGAGAACAAGCTGGTGATCCCAGACGAAATGATGCAATATCTTAACCAATCAATATTGGCAACCGAATCGGCGGCACCAGCTCAGACCGACTCCACCAAAGCGCCTGAAGAAACCAGTCAGGATAGCGATGCCACCAAAGACAATGACGCCCAAAACGCGAACAACACCAGTGACAAAATCAGTGACGTAGCGACCAGTGACGATTCTCTACTCAAAAACCTAGGTGCCATAGGAAGTGATCTCAATATCAGTGATATCCCAGTTGATTTAAGGTCTTTAGACGTTAGCATGTCGGGCAACAGCGGCTCTCTTCTAGCTACTAAGTCTCCGGACGACAAGAACCCCCTTCAAGAGCAAATCATACCTGAAGTACCAAACGAGAAGTGTGAACAGGAATACACCAAACCGGTGACCAGTAACATCAACACGAATAATCCGTTGCAGTCACTGCAGACGATGGCGGCGAATCAGACGGAGCAGTCGAACCGTATGAGGATGAACGCTCTACCTCAAAAACAGACTTCAATAAGTCCAAAGACTATGGTGACCACCCCTCAAAATGTGCTGAGTCCACAGAACATAGCTCATAGCATGTTGAGTCCGCAAAGCCTGCCGCATAGTGCTATGAGTCCTCAAAGTGTTATGAGTCCTCATCATATTCCTCATAACGTCATGAGCCCACCGAGCGTGTATAACGTCATGAGTCCTCAAAGCGTCATGAGTGTCATGTCTCCTCAACACAATGCTATGAGCCCCCAAAGTATGCAGAGCATGATGAGCCCTCAAATGTCTAACCAAATGATGATGAGTCCACGCCACAATAACATGGGCAGCCCCATGTCCCAGAATATGGGAGGACAAATGGTCAACATGGCAAGTCCGATGGCGCAAAACATAGCGAGTCCCATGAGTCATGGCATGCCGAGTCCGATGCATCCAGGACTGCAGAGCCCCATGTCACAAGGAGTACCCAGTCCCATGGTACAAAACATGTCGAATATGACGATGAATTCGCCGGGGCAAAACCAGAATCAAAACGTAATGATGAACATGAACCAACAGCAGCAAATGCAGCAGATACCAGGAAACTACATGAATAATCGTCAAAATTGCAACCCCAAGATGCCCAATAGAACTAATGTCCCCAATCAGTATCAGAACCACAACTACAATCAAGCCCCGCCATACCCGATGCAGAATCAACAGAATATGAACAGGAGTCAGAATATGCAACAGTATCCGATGATGCAGCAGTACAATCAAAACCAAATGATGCATCAGATGCCACCGAATCAGCCAAATATGGTTTACAATAACCAAATGATGAACTATCAGCAACCTATGAACTATCCAAACCAAAGCAACCAGATGCATCCCATGCAAATGTCGAGGTCCTCGATGATGAGTGTGGACAACAGCGGGAACATGAGTCGAGGGGCGATGAACAGTTACTGTGAACCGCAGAATCCTCAGTACAACCAAAACATGCACTACCCACAACCGCCTCCTTACAATTCTGTTGTAAACGCTGCAAATGTCATGGGTCCTCCGCCTCCTAAAAATAATCACCAATACAACCAAGCGATGATGAACAACAACCAATATTATAATCACCAGCGGCCGTATAACCAGTGGGACTATCCTGGTAATCAGTTCAACAAGCATAACGTGCAAAAATCGGTTCAGAACTCTGTGAACATGTCAACTGGAAGTCAAAAGCCTAACGGGGTCAGAGCATCGATGAATTGCAACCAGATGATCAAGAATATGGGGGAGCAGCAGCAGACTGATTGTAGTATGAACAGTTTGAGGAGCCAAAACAATCAGCCCAGCGATGTCCAGGTCTGGGACATCTCCCAATCGCAGATTGAAGCTAATAACGGTAGGAAAAAGAACCAAAATGGCATGAGACAAGAAACCTACCAACGGACTTTGGAGTACGTGGAAAGTTGTGAGAACTGGAAGAGCTCAGAAATGGTTTCCAGCAGCACCCACCCTTTACAAGGTGGCGACAACATGGTTGTGAACGATCTCCAGACATCGTTGTCTTCGTTTTATGAAGAAAACCAATACCTCCAAATGATTCAATAG
- the LOC135084238 gene encoding zinc finger protein GLI4 isoform X2 produces MPDRESVGGPGTAGSGGFLPLQFPSAFAAFHATTPPGGAPTAAMHHATHYHHHAQLAAAAAAAAGATSELSYLLHPAYRPVPYDHPLYGANALRGLEYLSAARSLHPELHAGSTLASQDYQLSLEGSRIASPTRLRLSGGAIGASANRKRAVSWSPYSAESLDLAAVIRASPASLAVRAPSAASTGSYGHLSAGAISPALSLSHASLAQQLLARGGVVGGSGVLAGGVLMDPAHQQAAAAAAHHAAHAHLVAGIHRSHISSPTQLLIGAPVDVRPGLGLDGTPPQHMQQPPQQPEVTSIMEADSASTITQRKSPQSLMSHRDNMHSNKPLSAAAESTVHDGLDSKDEPGDFIETNCHWVDCKLEFPTQDDLVKHINTDHIHASKKAFVCRWVGCSRDEKPFKAQYMLVVHMRRHTGEKPHKCTFEGCCKAYSRLENLKTHLRSHTGEKPYTCEYPGCAKAFSNASDRAKHQNRTHSNEKPYVCKAPGCTKRYTDPSSLRKHVKTVHGAEFYASKKHKGCSRGDDSAESGGGGAGSSPRSEEGGMPPGARGHTSSASVKSESPASPLPLALHTPAHQLSAQCGGELDFGGSGLGGFSDENGAPYFRLDGEVEQEVVGEVGQLPLMLRAMVAIGEPRAHHHTPRFGTNKMGVGRLMPLAHVGDIGGGGVPGRTELGNTNVAVELKTGLPNTRRDSGISSGSSLYSARSSDISRKSSQASVVSGAVAAPQRVVAQHNAVYDQLSPDSSRRSSQVSCVGYAPAPSSALAAVQAVRTSQGNQAVLLRGVTCSEVRAEELALELDPNVQVKEEARRLSEQSNLSDPAQAYQPYPCGADDVGDAAFPFKTEDDHDTVTYKESRSNSTATVVITTAQVHHPNQEVNLEQVAEGEMVENKLVIPDEMMQYLNQSILATESAAPAQTDSTKAPEETSQDSDATKDNDAQNANNTSDKISDVATSDDSLLKNLGAIGSDLNISDIPVDLRSLDVSMSGNSGSLLATKSPDDKNPLQEQIIPEVPNEKCEQEYTKPVTSNINTNNPLQSLQTMAANQTEQSNRMRMNALPQKQTSISPKTMVTTPQNVLSPQNIAHSMLSPQSLPHSAMSPQSVMSPHHIPHNVMSPPSVYNVMSPQSVMSVMSPQHNAMSPQSMQSMMSPQMSNQMMMSPRHNNMGSPMSQNMGGQMVNMASPMAQNIASPMSHGMPSPMHPGLQSPMSQGVPSPMVQNMSNMTMNSPGQNQNQNVMMNMNQQQQMQQIPGNYMNNRQNCNPKMPNRTNVPNQYQNHNYNQAPPYPMQNQQNMNRSQNMQQYPMMQQYNQNQMMHQMPPNQPNMVYNNQMMNYQQPMNYPNQSNQMHPMQMSRSSMMSVDNSGNMSRGAMNSYCEPQNPQYNQNMHYPQPPPYNSVVNAANVMGPPPPKNNHQYNQAMMNNNQYYNHQRPYNQWDYPGNQFNKHNVQKSVQNSVNMSTGSQKPNGVRASMNCNQMIKNMGEQQQTDCSMNSLRSQNNQPSDVQVWDISQSQIEANNGRKKNQNGMRQETYQRTLEYVESCENWKSSEMVSSSTHPLQGGDNMVVNDLQTSLSSFYEENQYLQMIQ; encoded by the exons GACTAGAGTACTTAAGTGCTGCGAGGAGTTTACACCCGGAGCTTCATGCTGGTAGCACGCTCGCCAGCCAAGACTACCAGCTTAGTTTAGAAG GATCTAGAAtagcctccccaacccgtcttaGGCTGTCTGGGGGTGCTATTGGTGCGTCAGCCAACCGCAAGAGGGCGGTGTCTTGGAGCCCATATTCTGCTGAGTCGTTAGACCTGGCTGCTGTCATCAGGGCCTCTCCCGCCAGTCTGGCGGTGAGAGCGCCATCTGCTGCATCCACTGGCAGCTATGGACATCTTAGTGCAG GTGCGATATCGCCCGCGCTATCTCTCTCCCACGCGTCGCTCGCGCAGCAACTCCTCGCGCGAGGGGGTGTGGTGGGGGGCAGCGGGGTGCTAGCGGGAGGGGTGTTGATGGACCCCGCGCATCAGCaagcggcagcggcggcggcgcaccATGCGGCGCACGCGCATCTGGTCGCTGGAATTCATAG ATCTCACATCTCATCGCCGACGCAGCTGCTCATAGGCGCGCCGGTTGACGTCAGACCCGGCCTGGGGTTAGACGGCACCCCTCCACAACATATGCAGCAACCACCCCAGCAGCctgaggtcaccagcatcatggAAGCTGACAG TGCATCAACGATAACACAACGAAAGTCACCCCAGAGCCTGATGTCTCATCGAGACAACATGCACAGCAACAAGCCGTTGTCAGCGGCTGCCGAGAGCACTGTCCACGACGGTCTGGACTCCAAGGATGAGCCTGGAGACTTTATTGAGACCAACTGTCATTGG GTGGACTGCAAACTTGAGTTCCCGACTCAAGATGATTTAGTAAAACACATTAACACGGACCACATCCACGCCAGCAAGAAGGCCTTTGTATGCCGATGGGTAGGCTGTTCCAGAGATGAGAAACCCTTCAAGGCTCAATACATGCTGGTGGTGCATATGAGGCGGCACACGGGGGAGAAACCTCATAAGTGTACT tTCGAGGGTTGTTGCAAAGCCTACTCTCGACTGGAGAACCTAAAGACCCATCTCCGAAGTCACACGGGCGAGAAACCTTACACCTGCGAATACCCTGGATGCGCCAAAGCCTTCTCCAACGCAAGTGATCGAGCTAAGCACCAGAATCGGACGCATAGTAATGAG AAACCATACGTGTGCAAAGCGCCCGGTTGTACCAAGAGGTACACTGACCCTTCATCTCTTCGGAAACACGTGAAAACCGTCCATGGTGCTGAGTTCTATGCCAGTAAGAAGCACAAAG GCTGCAgccgcggagacgactccgcagAATCAGGGGGCGGCGGGGCTGGCTCCTCCCCGCGGTCGGAAGAGGGGGGCATGCCCCCCGGCGCGAGGGGGCACACGTCCTCCGCGTCGGTCAAGAGCGAGAGCCCTGCTTCACCGCTGCCTCTGGCGTTGCACACTCCTGCGCATCAG CTTTCAGCTCAATGTGGTGGAGAATTGGACTTTGGCGGTTCTGGTCTTGGTGGATTTAGTGATGAAAATGGCGCCCCTTACTTCAGATTAGATGGAGAG GTGGAACAAGAAGTAGTGGGTGAAGTGGGCCAGCTACCTCTGATGTTGCGAGCGATGGTGGCGATAGGGGAGCCGCGGGCGCACCACCACACCCCCCGGTTTGGGACCAACAAGATGGGGGTGGGGAGGCTGATGCCGCTTGCGCATGTCGGCGATATTGGTGGGG GTGGAGTGCCAGGCCGGACGGAATTAGGCAACACTAACGTAGCGGTGGAACTTAAAACTGGGCTCCCGAATACAAGGAGAGACTCGGGAATTTCTTCGGGGAGCAGCCTTTATAGTGCCAG GTCGTCTGACATCTCCCGCAAGAGCAGCCAAGCGTCAGTAGTGTCGGGTGCGGTGGCAGCGCCGCAGCGCGTCGTGGCGCAACACAACGCGGTCTACGACCAGCTCTCGCCTGACAGCAGTCGAAg ATCTAGTCAAGTGTCGTGCGTGGGGTATGCGCCGGCGCCGTCGTCCGCGCTCGCTGCCGTCCAGGCCGTCAGGACCTCTCAAGGGAACCAG GCTGTCTTGCTCCGCGGCGTGACCTGCTCCGAAGTGAGGGCCGAGGAGTTGGCTCTAGAATTGGATCCCAACGTGCAGGTGAAGGAAGAAGCCCGGAGGCTCTCGGAGCAGTCCAACCTTAGCGACCCGGCGCAGGCCTACCAGCCCTACCCGTGTGGAGCTGATGATGTG GGCGACGCCGCGTTCCCGTTCAAAACTGAAGACGACCACGACACCGTCACGTACAAGGAGTCCCGGTCCAACTCCACCGCCACCGTGGTCATCACCACCGCCCAGGTCCACCATCCCAACCAAGAAGTTAACTTGGAACAG GTTGCAGAAGGTGAAATGGTGGAGAACAAGCTGGTGATCCCAGACGAAATGATGCAATATCTTAACCAATCAATATTGGCAACCGAATCGGCGGCACCAGCTCAGACCGACTCCACCAAAGCGCCTGAAGAAACCAGTCAGGATAGCGATGCCACCAAAGACAATGACGCCCAAAACGCGAACAACACCAGTGACAAAATCAGTGACGTAGCGACCAGTGACGATTCTCTACTCAAAAACCTAGGTGCCATAGGAAGTGATCTCAATATCAGTGATATCCCAGTTGATTTAAGGTCTTTAGACGTTAGCATGTCGGGCAACAGCGGCTCTCTTCTAGCTACTAAGTCTCCGGACGACAAGAACCCCCTTCAAGAGCAAATCATACCTGAAGTACCAAACGAGAAGTGTGAACAGGAATACACCAAACCGGTGACCAGTAACATCAACACGAATAATCCGTTGCAGTCACTGCAGACGATGGCGGCGAATCAGACGGAGCAGTCGAACCGTATGAGGATGAACGCTCTACCTCAAAAACAGACTTCAATAAGTCCAAAGACTATGGTGACCACCCCTCAAAATGTGCTGAGTCCACAGAACATAGCTCATAGCATGTTGAGTCCGCAAAGCCTGCCGCATAGTGCTATGAGTCCTCAAAGTGTTATGAGTCCTCATCATATTCCTCATAACGTCATGAGCCCACCGAGCGTGTATAACGTCATGAGTCCTCAAAGCGTCATGAGTGTCATGTCTCCTCAACACAATGCTATGAGCCCCCAAAGTATGCAGAGCATGATGAGCCCTCAAATGTCTAACCAAATGATGATGAGTCCACGCCACAATAACATGGGCAGCCCCATGTCCCAGAATATGGGAGGACAAATGGTCAACATGGCAAGTCCGATGGCGCAAAACATAGCGAGTCCCATGAGTCATGGCATGCCGAGTCCGATGCATCCAGGACTGCAGAGCCCCATGTCACAAGGAGTACCCAGTCCCATGGTACAAAACATGTCGAATATGACGATGAATTCGCCGGGGCAAAACCAGAATCAAAACGTAATGATGAACATGAACCAACAGCAGCAAATGCAGCAGATACCAGGAAACTACATGAATAATCGTCAAAATTGCAACCCCAAGATGCCCAATAGAACTAATGTCCCCAATCAGTATCAGAACCACAACTACAATCAAGCCCCGCCATACCCGATGCAGAATCAACAGAATATGAACAGGAGTCAGAATATGCAACAGTATCCGATGATGCAGCAGTACAATCAAAACCAAATGATGCATCAGATGCCACCGAATCAGCCAAATATGGTTTACAATAACCAAATGATGAACTATCAGCAACCTATGAACTATCCAAACCAAAGCAACCAGATGCATCCCATGCAAATGTCGAGGTCCTCGATGATGAGTGTGGACAACAGCGGGAACATGAGTCGAGGGGCGATGAACAGTTACTGTGAACCGCAGAATCCTCAGTACAACCAAAACATGCACTACCCACAACCGCCTCCTTACAATTCTGTTGTAAACGCTGCAAATGTCATGGGTCCTCCGCCTCCTAAAAATAATCACCAATACAACCAAGCGATGATGAACAACAACCAATATTATAATCACCAGCGGCCGTATAACCAGTGGGACTATCCTGGTAATCAGTTCAACAAGCATAACGTGCAAAAATCGGTTCAGAACTCTGTGAACATGTCAACTGGAAGTCAAAAGCCTAACGGGGTCAGAGCATCGATGAATTGCAACCAGATGATCAAGAATATGGGGGAGCAGCAGCAGACTGATTGTAGTATGAACAGTTTGAGGAGCCAAAACAATCAGCCCAGCGATGTCCAGGTCTGGGACATCTCCCAATCGCAGATTGAAGCTAATAACGGTAGGAAAAAGAACCAAAATGGCATGAGACAAGAAACCTACCAACGGACTTTGGAGTACGTGGAAAGTTGTGAGAACTGGAAGAGCTCAGAAATGGTTTCCAGCAGCACCCACCCTTTACAAGGTGGCGACAACATGGTTGTGAACGATCTCCAGACATCGTTGTCTTCGTTTTATGAAGAAAACCAATACCTCCAAATGATTCAATAG
- the LOC135084148 gene encoding dual specificity protein phosphatase MPK-4-like → MISVRGLFMVMVKSAFIVAFLSIPNPVIAFTGLKNWSRKALYHKVDLCTQSCYSQIVPGLYLSNARAAADQSVLRHLNITHVLTVEAHRLPKSTFANTNISTLFIRADDTPSTNLMSYFPMANAFIDEGLQKGNVLVHCHFGVSRSATIVIAYLMEKYSLTFEQAYFYVRQRRRFINPNPGFVSQLKEYQRLNYDVKGFQRFEAYMNVNARKHKYKIASLAAVLVGVLVPIVVLIFFKR, encoded by the exons ATGATAAGTGTCAGAGGTTTATTTATGGTGATGGTGAAAAGCGCGTTCATTGTCGCCTTCCTGAGCATTCCGAACCCAGTAATCGCATTCACAGGCCTCAAGAACTGGTCTAGGAAGGCTTTGTACCATAAAGTCGACCTCTGCACTCAGTCCTGCTACAGCCAGATCGTCCCAGGTCTCTACCTCAGCAATGCAAGGGCAGCAGCCGACCAGAGCGTCCTACGACACCTTAACATCACCCATGTGCTCACCGTTGAGGCGCATCGGCTTCCGAAGTCAACTTTCGCTAATACAAACATCAGTACGCTCTTCATTCGGGCCGACGACACTCCTTCGACCAATCTCATGTCCTACTTCCCAATGGCCAACGCCTTCATCGATGAAGGACTCCAGAAAGGGAACGTCCTCGTGCATTGTCACTTCGGGGTCTCCCGGTCCGCCACGATTGTTATCGCGTATCTCATGGAAAAATACAGCCTGACGTTCGAGCAAGCATACTTCTACGTCAGACAACGGAGACGCTTCATAAACCCGAACCCTGGCTTCGTCAGTCAGTTGAAGGAGTACCAGCGATTGAACTATGACGTCAAAGGCTTCCAAAGATTCGAAGCGTACATGAACGTCAATGCGAGGAAACACAAATACAAGATTGCATCCTTAGCAGCCGTTTTGGTTGGGGTCCTAGTCCCAATAGTTGTCCTG ATCTTCTTCAAGCGGTAA